One genomic segment of Mycolicibacterium chubuense NBB4 includes these proteins:
- a CDS encoding sugar transferase: MTNTPTVPAQTAPIGTTPITPAPDTDAQNPRSASAGMIRIGPIGTVTAVAIDILAASVALALGVWWASATEEILPSIWMLALFVPIVVALFGAQSLYRHKLGRNFIDDLGPIEANVALAAVLVLVIMTLTSPPPTTGAVISKTWLCAAAVIPLPRLLHAMIQKRLRRNHYFMTPTLIVGSGIVANRIIERLQTFPEYGLQPIGLLDAKDTLTQRNGALESGCPIPVIGTPDSIAAAIRATGAGAVLIAFSSVRDERLLRVVRVAHRHKVRVWVVPRMFDAVGNRAGVEHLGGLPLLALPNADPHGGQFTVKHIIDRVGAALGLLAISPLLLTLIVLVRLSSPGPIFFGQDRIGRDGRVFRCLKFRSMRPPEAADADFELKSRSAPGGIEGVDRRTTIGKLMRSTSLDELPQLFNVLKGEMSLVGPRPERPEFVEFFEIQIHRYGERHRVKAGMTGWAQVHGLRGQTSIADRVEWDNYYIENWSLALDLKILALTVKAVLAGAE; the protein is encoded by the coding sequence ATGACGAACACACCGACGGTGCCGGCGCAGACCGCACCTATCGGTACGACGCCGATCACCCCGGCGCCCGACACTGATGCGCAGAATCCTCGCTCGGCATCGGCCGGAATGATCCGTATCGGTCCGATCGGCACGGTCACCGCCGTCGCGATCGACATCCTCGCCGCGTCAGTGGCTCTCGCCTTGGGCGTGTGGTGGGCGTCGGCGACTGAAGAGATTCTTCCGTCGATATGGATGCTTGCGCTGTTCGTGCCCATTGTCGTTGCGTTATTCGGTGCGCAATCGCTTTACCGCCACAAACTGGGTCGCAACTTCATAGACGATCTCGGGCCGATCGAGGCCAACGTGGCACTCGCGGCCGTTCTCGTTCTGGTCATCATGACTCTCACGAGCCCGCCTCCCACCACCGGAGCCGTGATCTCGAAGACATGGCTGTGTGCCGCCGCAGTCATACCGCTGCCGCGCCTTCTCCACGCGATGATCCAGAAGCGGCTGAGAAGAAACCACTACTTCATGACGCCCACGCTCATCGTCGGCAGCGGAATAGTCGCCAACCGGATCATCGAACGATTGCAGACCTTTCCCGAGTACGGCCTGCAACCGATCGGCCTGCTCGACGCGAAAGATACTCTGACACAACGGAATGGAGCCCTGGAATCCGGTTGCCCGATTCCCGTGATCGGAACACCGGACTCCATCGCGGCGGCGATCAGGGCCACCGGCGCAGGGGCCGTCCTCATCGCATTCTCGTCGGTGAGAGACGAGCGCCTCCTGCGCGTGGTGCGCGTCGCTCACCGGCACAAAGTGCGGGTATGGGTGGTTCCCAGGATGTTCGACGCAGTCGGCAACCGAGCAGGCGTCGAGCACCTCGGCGGGTTGCCACTGTTGGCGCTACCCAACGCCGACCCGCACGGCGGGCAGTTCACCGTCAAACACATCATCGACCGTGTCGGGGCTGCCTTGGGATTGCTCGCCATCTCCCCTCTGCTTCTAACCCTGATCGTTCTGGTTCGTCTCAGCTCTCCGGGGCCCATCTTCTTCGGACAGGACAGGATCGGACGCGACGGAAGAGTGTTCCGATGCCTGAAGTTCCGCTCCATGCGACCGCCCGAGGCCGCCGACGCCGACTTCGAACTGAAGTCGAGGTCGGCTCCGGGCGGTATCGAGGGCGTCGACAGGCGTACGACCATCGGTAAATTGATGCGGTCGACCTCGCTGGACGAGCTGCCCCAACTGTTCAACGTTCTCAAGGGGGAAATGAGCCTCGTCGGCCCCCGCCCCGAACGGCCCGAATTCGTGGAGTTCTTCGAAATACAGATACATCGCTACGGCGAACGCCATCGTGTGAAGGCCGGCATGACCGGTTGGGCACAGGTGCATGGGCTCCGCGGCCAAACCTCGATCGCAGACCGGGTCGAGTGGGACAACTACTACATCGAGAATTGGTCACTCGCGTTGGATTTGAAGATCCTCGCGCTGACCGTCAAAGCCGTGCTGGCCGGCGCCGAATAA
- a CDS encoding DUF1906 domain-containing protein, translating to MRDLPDVISSGRSRPVSRRDALRFAAAASALAGLGTAAAGLGAPTASAAAPTLIDFAARQIPAEYIRAAGHSGVVNYVSLSRPGSSFGAKPITLPYARSLTAAGLVIVSNYQYGKPGGTAPSDFTRGFAGGVADARTAWQLHTAAGGGRSAPIFFTVDEDIDRNTWNTVALQWFRGINSVLGAQRTGVYGGIDVCQWAAADNVIGISSIPGYRWAWQTRAWSGNRIHPAAVLYQRVVDTASNPGPLVGGLRVDVNDVMARDCGQWNLHP from the coding sequence GTGCGAGATCTGCCGGATGTCATCAGTTCGGGGCGATCACGTCCCGTTTCGCGGCGTGACGCACTGCGCTTCGCCGCGGCCGCGTCGGCATTGGCCGGGTTGGGCACGGCAGCAGCGGGTCTGGGCGCGCCCACCGCATCGGCCGCGGCCCCCACGCTCATCGACTTCGCCGCCCGCCAGATCCCGGCGGAGTACATCCGGGCCGCGGGGCACTCCGGGGTGGTCAACTACGTCTCGCTCTCGCGGCCCGGATCGTCGTTCGGCGCCAAGCCGATCACGCTCCCCTACGCTCGGTCACTGACCGCCGCGGGGCTGGTCATCGTCAGCAATTACCAGTACGGCAAGCCGGGCGGCACGGCACCGTCGGACTTCACGCGCGGGTTCGCCGGCGGCGTCGCCGACGCTCGCACCGCCTGGCAGTTGCACACTGCGGCGGGAGGCGGCCGCAGCGCACCGATCTTCTTCACCGTTGACGAGGACATCGACCGCAACACCTGGAACACTGTGGCGCTGCAGTGGTTTCGCGGTATCAACTCGGTACTCGGAGCACAGCGCACCGGCGTCTACGGCGGTATCGACGTGTGCCAGTGGGCCGCTGCCGACAACGTCATCGGGATATCGAGCATCCCCGGCTACCGATGGGCCTGGCAGACGCGCGCCTGGTCCGGCAATCGGATCCACCCCGCCGCTGTGCTGTACCAGCGGGTGGTGGACACGGCGTCGAACCCCGGTCCGTTGGTCGGCGGGCTGCGAGTCGACGTCAACGACGTCATGGCCCGCGACTGCGGCCAGTGGAATCTCCACCCCTGA
- a CDS encoding alpha/beta hydrolase yields the protein MGDGHGARLADGLSLAHGCLPVAIQGVAVVALLCAVGWRSARWRLAWLPVSIVVGVLAVLGLRWYVKYEGMADNPALPVFWVWVGLTGVAVGVAVLGWRATQWWRRGLSLIAVALAVLSCGITLNMSVGYFTTAQMAWGQLTGASLPDQAAPATVSSLRRSRALPAHGTVIAVRVGSSASGFKHRAEYVYLPPAWFASDPPPTLPAVMMIPGQFNTPADWIRQGNTVTEIDRFAARHHGYAPVLVFADVGGSFGNDTECVNGPRGNVDDHLVKDIVPFVTAQFGVSRWGAVGWSMGGTCAVNLAARHPETFSTFVDIAGDLSPAAGNDVQTTARLFGGDSAARAAFDTPTVIQRHGPYRDVAGWFAVSIGKGASQEWDAAERLCRLGRVNHMSCTVARAVGKHDWPFAEAGFAAALPWLAARLGTPAVGAVGPPDSSSIDDALHS from the coding sequence ATGGGTGACGGGCACGGGGCCCGGCTGGCCGACGGCCTCTCGCTGGCGCACGGGTGTCTCCCCGTGGCGATTCAGGGTGTTGCGGTGGTGGCGTTGCTGTGCGCGGTGGGATGGCGTTCCGCGCGGTGGCGCCTGGCCTGGCTGCCGGTGTCGATCGTCGTCGGTGTGCTCGCGGTGTTGGGCCTGCGGTGGTACGTCAAATACGAGGGCATGGCCGATAATCCGGCACTGCCCGTGTTCTGGGTCTGGGTCGGTCTGACCGGTGTCGCGGTGGGCGTCGCGGTGCTCGGATGGCGCGCGACGCAGTGGTGGCGGCGCGGGCTCTCGCTGATCGCCGTCGCGCTGGCCGTCCTCAGCTGCGGGATCACGCTCAACATGTCCGTCGGGTACTTCACCACAGCGCAGATGGCGTGGGGGCAGCTGACCGGCGCGAGTCTGCCCGACCAGGCGGCTCCGGCCACGGTGAGTTCACTGCGGCGAAGCCGCGCCCTGCCTGCGCACGGCACGGTCATCGCCGTGCGGGTCGGCAGCAGCGCATCCGGATTCAAGCATCGCGCCGAATACGTCTACCTTCCTCCGGCCTGGTTCGCCAGCGACCCGCCGCCGACGCTGCCCGCGGTGATGATGATCCCCGGCCAGTTCAACACTCCGGCCGACTGGATCCGGCAAGGCAACACCGTCACCGAGATCGACCGCTTCGCCGCCCGTCACCACGGGTATGCGCCGGTGCTGGTGTTCGCCGACGTGGGGGGCTCCTTCGGCAACGACACCGAGTGCGTCAACGGTCCGCGCGGAAACGTCGACGATCACCTGGTGAAGGACATCGTGCCGTTCGTGACCGCCCAGTTCGGCGTCAGCCGGTGGGGCGCTGTGGGGTGGTCGATGGGCGGCACCTGTGCGGTGAATCTCGCGGCGAGGCATCCCGAGACGTTCTCCACGTTCGTCGACATCGCCGGCGACCTGAGCCCCGCCGCCGGTAACGACGTCCAGACCACGGCACGGCTGTTCGGCGGTGACTCCGCGGCGCGGGCGGCCTTCGACACCCCCACGGTGATCCAGCGGCACGGACCGTACCGCGATGTCGCGGGTTGGTTCGCGGTCAGCATCGGCAAGGGCGCGAGTCAGGAGTGGGACGCGGCCGAGCGATTGTGCCGGCTGGGGCGGGTGAACCACATGTCGTGCACGGTGGCCAGGGCTGTCGGCAAGCACGACTGGCCGTTCGCCGAAGCCGGGTTCGCGGCGGCGCTCCCGTGGCTGGCCGCCAGGCTCGGCACGCCGGCGGTCGGAGCAGTCGGCCCGCCCGACTCCTCATCGATCGACGACGCGCTCCATTCCTGA
- a CDS encoding ArsR/SmtB family transcription factor: MDVFEAIAEPNRRTLLDLLAQGERTAGELVATLPDLTQPTVSRHLRVLREVGLVEVRPDAQRRIYALRPDGLVPIDEWIDRYRRYWTGHLDALERHLHRTHGGEPVE; encoded by the coding sequence ATGGACGTGTTCGAGGCGATCGCCGAGCCGAACCGGCGAACTCTGCTGGACCTCCTGGCGCAGGGCGAGCGCACCGCGGGGGAACTGGTCGCGACGCTGCCGGATCTGACACAGCCCACGGTGTCGCGGCACTTGCGGGTGCTGCGCGAGGTGGGCCTGGTCGAGGTACGGCCCGACGCTCAGCGGCGCATCTACGCCCTGCGCCCCGACGGCCTGGTGCCGATCGACGAATGGATCGACCGCTACCGGCGCTACTGGACCGGTCACCTCGACGCCCTGGAACGCCATCTGCATCGCACACACGGTGGTGAGCCCGTTGAGTGA
- a CDS encoding SRPBCC family protein, producing the protein MSERDGRISVDGERAVLHFERRLPFPVEAVWAAITDPAQRRLWFGETAIDPREGGSIDMVADGPPLPPERKRMTGRILVWDPPHVLEHEWKQPIVEDGVVRYELVPDRDGTLLRFSHTGLGPRIAGGFRGGTHAYLDRLEAHLAGETLPDWTVRRLEIIESEKP; encoded by the coding sequence TTGAGTGAGCGCGACGGGCGGATCAGCGTCGACGGTGAGCGCGCGGTGCTGCATTTCGAACGCCGCCTGCCCTTTCCGGTCGAGGCCGTCTGGGCGGCCATCACCGATCCGGCGCAGCGCCGGCTCTGGTTCGGCGAGACCGCGATCGACCCGCGCGAGGGCGGGTCCATCGACATGGTGGCCGACGGGCCGCCCCTGCCACCCGAACGAAAGCGGATGACCGGACGGATCCTGGTGTGGGATCCCCCGCATGTTCTCGAGCACGAGTGGAAGCAGCCGATCGTCGAAGACGGCGTCGTGCGCTACGAACTCGTCCCCGACCGCGACGGCACGCTCCTGCGGTTCAGCCACACCGGCCTCGGTCCGCGCATCGCCGGCGGCTTCCGCGGCGGCACGCACGCCTACCTCGACCGCCTCGAAGCCCATCTGGCCGGCGAGACCCTGCCCGACTGGACGGTTCGCCGTCTCGAGATCATCGAAAGCGAAAAACCATGA
- a CDS encoding flavodoxin family protein yields the protein MTANALSRPAGVAVAYHSGFGHTATLANAVAAGAEATGAAVSMIAVTGMSDADWHVLDDADAIVFGSATYMGNVSAGFQAFAEKTGRRCMNGTWRDKVAAGFTNSGAKNGDKMHTLMSLAVFAAQHHMHWVNLGLGAGWNSSAGSEYDMNRLGFWLGAGAATDVDVEAEQVHRADLATCRHLGQRVAEVTRQLVAGRAVTAAA from the coding sequence ATGACAGCCAACGCTTTGTCACGCCCCGCCGGTGTCGCCGTCGCCTACCACTCCGGCTTCGGGCATACCGCAACCCTCGCGAATGCCGTTGCGGCGGGCGCAGAAGCCACCGGTGCCGCGGTCAGCATGATCGCCGTGACCGGGATGTCCGATGCCGATTGGCACGTTCTCGACGACGCCGACGCCATCGTGTTCGGCAGCGCGACGTACATGGGCAACGTCTCGGCGGGATTCCAGGCGTTCGCCGAGAAGACCGGCAGGCGCTGCATGAACGGCACGTGGCGCGACAAGGTCGCCGCCGGCTTCACCAACTCCGGTGCCAAGAACGGCGACAAGATGCACACCTTGATGTCGCTGGCCGTGTTCGCCGCCCAGCACCACATGCACTGGGTGAATCTCGGATTGGGAGCGGGCTGGAACAGTTCGGCCGGCAGCGAGTACGACATGAACCGCCTCGGCTTCTGGTTGGGCGCCGGCGCGGCCACCGACGTCGACGTCGAGGCCGAGCAGGTCCACCGCGCCGACCTCGCGACCTGCCGGCACCTCGGCCAACGGGTGGCCGAGGTGACTCGTCAGCTGGTCGCCGGACGCGCGGTCACTGCCGCGGCGTGA
- a CDS encoding R2-like ligand-binding oxidase — MNRTRSDSLAAGGLNWDSLPLRLFAGGNAKFWNPADIDFSRDRADWESLSDLERDWATRLCAEFIAGEEAVTQDIQPFMAAMRAEGRLGDEMYLTQFAFEEAKHTQVFRMWLDAVGITDDLQGYLDEMPSYTKMFYEELPASLDALSSDPSPAAQVRASVTYNHVIEGMMALTGYYAWHRICVDRGILPGMQELVRRIGDDERRHMAWGTFTCRRHVAADEGNWAVFENRMNELIPLALKNTEDAFALYDEIPFGLEMDEFQQYAADKGMRRFGTISSARGRPLGEIDVDYSPLHLEDTFADEDRKALASLA, encoded by the coding sequence ATGAACAGGACACGATCGGACTCGCTGGCCGCGGGCGGCCTCAATTGGGACAGCCTGCCGCTGAGGCTCTTCGCCGGGGGCAACGCGAAGTTCTGGAACCCGGCCGACATCGACTTCTCGCGCGACCGCGCCGACTGGGAGTCCCTGTCCGACCTCGAGCGCGACTGGGCCACCCGGTTGTGCGCCGAGTTCATCGCCGGTGAAGAGGCGGTGACGCAGGACATCCAGCCGTTCATGGCCGCGATGCGCGCCGAGGGCCGGCTCGGTGACGAGATGTACCTGACGCAGTTCGCCTTCGAAGAGGCCAAGCACACCCAGGTCTTCCGGATGTGGCTCGACGCCGTCGGGATCACCGACGATCTGCAGGGCTACCTCGACGAAATGCCCTCCTACACGAAGATGTTCTACGAGGAGCTGCCCGCCTCCCTCGATGCGTTGTCCTCGGATCCGTCGCCGGCGGCGCAGGTGCGCGCATCGGTGACCTACAACCACGTCATCGAGGGCATGATGGCGTTGACGGGTTACTACGCGTGGCACCGTATTTGCGTCGACCGCGGCATCCTTCCGGGTATGCAGGAGCTGGTGCGCCGGATCGGTGACGACGAGCGGCGGCACATGGCCTGGGGCACGTTCACCTGTCGGCGCCACGTCGCGGCCGACGAGGGGAACTGGGCGGTGTTCGAGAATCGGATGAACGAGCTGATACCGCTGGCGCTCAAGAACACCGAAGACGCGTTCGCCCTCTACGACGAGATCCCGTTCGGACTCGAGATGGACGAGTTCCAGCAGTACGCCGCGGACAAGGGCATGCGCCGGTTCGGGACGATCAGCAGTGCGCGTGGGCGACCACTCGGTGAGATCGACGTCGATTACTCGCCTCTGCATCTGGAGGACACGTTCGCCGACGAGGATCGAAAAGCATTGGCCTCCTTGGCGTGA
- a CDS encoding TetR/AcrR family transcriptional regulator, producing the protein MPTVTWSRLGGDRRAAVVAAAEAEFAAHGFSGGSLNVIARRAGVAKGSLFQYFADKRDLYAHITDVGSQRVRSYMEDQIRVLDPARPFFEFLTDLLDVWVAYFAEHPRDRALHAAASFEVDTDARVSVRAVVHRHYLEVLRPLVRDARERGDLRRDADTDVLLSLLLMLLPHLALAPYVRGMDPVLGLDELSADQPALVVRRYVAVLASAFGAFPGAAPQTLTTATTGGEALT; encoded by the coding sequence ATGCCCACGGTCACATGGTCTCGGCTCGGGGGAGATCGCCGCGCAGCGGTGGTGGCGGCGGCGGAAGCGGAGTTCGCCGCGCACGGATTCTCCGGCGGCAGTCTGAACGTCATCGCGCGCCGCGCAGGGGTGGCCAAGGGCAGCCTCTTCCAGTACTTCGCGGACAAGCGCGATCTCTACGCCCACATCACCGACGTGGGCAGCCAGCGGGTGCGCTCCTACATGGAGGACCAGATCCGCGTGCTCGACCCGGCCCGGCCCTTCTTCGAGTTCCTCACCGACCTCCTCGACGTGTGGGTGGCGTACTTCGCCGAGCATCCCCGGGACCGGGCGCTGCACGCGGCGGCCAGCTTCGAAGTCGACACCGATGCGCGAGTCAGCGTGCGGGCGGTGGTGCACCGGCACTATCTGGAGGTGCTGCGGCCACTGGTTCGGGACGCACGCGAGCGTGGCGATCTGCGCCGGGACGCCGACACCGACGTGCTGCTGTCGCTGCTGTTGATGCTTCTGCCGCATCTGGCGCTGGCGCCGTACGTGCGCGGTATGGACCCGGTTCTCGGCCTCGACGAGCTGTCCGCGGACCAGCCGGCGCTCGTGGTGCGGCGGTATGTCGCCGTGCTGGCATCGGCTTTCGGGGCGTTCCCGGGCGCCGCTCCCCAGACCCTCACAACCGCAACCACCGGAGGAGAAGCACTCACATGA
- a CDS encoding FAD-containing oxidoreductase — MTQQPDRSSRPRRFDAIIVGAGQAGPPLAGRLTAAGQTVAVIERKLVGGTCVNSGCIPTKTLVASAHAAHLARRGTDFGIGSGPVTVDMAAVKARKDRISTGDREGVESWLEGMPGCTLIRGHARFEDPHTIRVGDQLLEADRIFLNVGGRAVAPDMPGLADVEYLTNVGILDLDVVPEHLVIIGGSYIALEFAQMYRRFGTRVTVIEKGSRLTSREDEDVSAAIKEILEAEGINVVVGADAIRFVKQDNSFAVIPRDGAEPISGSHLLMAVGRQPNTDDLALDAAGVATDKRGYITVDDQLRTNVEHIWAMGDCNGRGAFTHTSYNDFEIVAANLLDDDPRRVSDRVTTYALYIDPPLGRAGMSVAEVRKSGRKALVGKRPMTRVGRAVEKGETQGFMKVVVDAETEQILGAAILGVGGDEVVHSILDIMSARLPYTAISRTMHIHPTVSELVPTLLQDLQPLE, encoded by the coding sequence ATGACGCAGCAGCCTGATCGCTCCTCACGTCCGCGGCGATTCGACGCCATCATCGTCGGCGCCGGCCAGGCCGGTCCGCCGCTCGCCGGCCGGCTCACCGCCGCCGGGCAGACCGTCGCGGTCATCGAGCGCAAGCTCGTGGGCGGGACCTGCGTGAACTCCGGCTGCATCCCGACCAAGACGCTGGTCGCCAGCGCGCACGCGGCGCACCTGGCGCGGCGCGGCACCGACTTCGGGATCGGCTCGGGTCCCGTCACCGTCGACATGGCTGCGGTCAAAGCCCGTAAGGACCGCATCAGCACCGGAGACCGCGAGGGCGTCGAATCGTGGCTCGAGGGGATGCCGGGCTGCACGCTGATCCGCGGCCACGCCCGCTTCGAGGACCCGCACACCATCCGGGTCGGCGACCAACTGCTCGAGGCCGACCGCATCTTCCTCAACGTCGGCGGCCGCGCCGTGGCGCCCGACATGCCCGGCCTGGCCGATGTCGAGTACCTGACCAACGTCGGCATCCTCGACCTCGACGTCGTCCCCGAGCATCTGGTGATCATCGGCGGCAGCTACATCGCCCTGGAGTTCGCGCAGATGTACCGGCGCTTCGGGACACGGGTGACGGTGATCGAGAAGGGGTCCCGGCTGACCTCCCGGGAGGACGAGGACGTCTCCGCGGCGATCAAGGAGATCCTCGAGGCGGAGGGCATCAACGTCGTGGTCGGCGCCGATGCGATTCGATTCGTCAAGCAGGACAACAGCTTTGCGGTGATACCCCGGGACGGTGCGGAACCGATCAGCGGCAGCCACCTGCTCATGGCGGTGGGCCGCCAGCCCAACACCGACGATCTCGCCCTCGACGCCGCCGGGGTCGCGACCGACAAGCGTGGCTACATCACGGTCGACGACCAGCTCCGCACCAACGTCGAGCACATCTGGGCGATGGGCGACTGCAACGGGCGCGGGGCATTCACGCACACCTCGTACAACGACTTCGAGATCGTCGCGGCCAATCTCCTCGACGACGATCCGCGCCGGGTCAGCGACCGGGTGACGACGTACGCGCTCTACATCGACCCGCCACTGGGCCGCGCCGGCATGTCCGTCGCCGAGGTCCGCAAATCGGGCCGAAAAGCCTTGGTGGGCAAGCGGCCCATGACCCGGGTCGGCCGTGCTGTCGAGAAGGGCGAGACCCAGGGCTTCATGAAGGTCGTCGTGGACGCCGAGACCGAGCAGATACTCGGCGCCGCAATCCTCGGGGTGGGCGGCGACGAGGTGGTCCACTCGATCCTCGACATCATGAGCGCCCGGCTGCCCTACACGGCGATCTCCCGCACCATGCACATCCATCCGACGGTCAGTGAGCTCGTCCCCACCCTGTTGCAGGACCTCCAGCCCCTCGAGTAG
- a CDS encoding DUF4126 family protein: MTHALVLLLALAIGVIAGLRALTAPAVVAWGAFLGWIDLDGKWSQWVAHPITVIVLSILLVVELITDQLPKTPSRKVAPQFIARLVTGAFAGAVIGSAFFHTFSAAGAGMIGAVLGTLAGAEVRSRAYAASNGNDRPGAFGEDVVAVGGGFLIAFLVSLV; encoded by the coding sequence ATGACGCACGCTCTCGTTCTGCTGCTGGCGTTGGCAATCGGCGTGATCGCCGGCTTGCGAGCCTTGACCGCTCCCGCCGTGGTCGCGTGGGGTGCATTCCTGGGCTGGATCGACCTCGACGGCAAATGGTCGCAGTGGGTGGCCCATCCGATCACCGTGATAGTGCTGTCGATCCTGCTCGTGGTCGAGTTGATCACCGACCAGCTGCCGAAGACGCCGAGCCGCAAGGTCGCACCGCAGTTCATCGCGCGCCTCGTCACCGGAGCGTTCGCCGGTGCGGTGATCGGCAGCGCGTTCTTCCACACGTTCAGCGCGGCCGGCGCCGGCATGATCGGCGCGGTGCTCGGCACCCTCGCCGGAGCTGAGGTCCGCAGTCGCGCCTACGCCGCCAGCAACGGAAACGACCGCCCCGGCGCGTTCGGCGAGGACGTCGTCGCCGTCGGCGGGGGCTTCCTCATCGCCTTCCTGGTCAGCCTGGTGTAG
- a CDS encoding alkylmercury lyase: MRIDLLRHPGCAHAEQVRRLVDECLSAAGCDALVVDTVGDYPSPTVLVDGKDVVTGGEAQRGRACRLDLPTRERLLEVLIPTNSRRGPVEKS; the protein is encoded by the coding sequence ATGCGAATAGATCTCCTCCGGCATCCAGGCTGTGCCCACGCCGAACAAGTACGCCGCTTGGTCGACGAATGCCTGTCCGCCGCGGGCTGCGACGCCCTCGTCGTCGACACCGTCGGCGATTATCCGTCGCCGACAGTGTTGGTCGACGGGAAGGACGTGGTGACCGGCGGAGAGGCGCAGCGCGGTCGAGCCTGCCGTCTCGACCTTCCCACCCGGGAACGTCTGCTCGAGGTCCTCATCCCGACTAACTCCCGTCGAGGGCCGGTCGAGAAGTCCTGA
- the hisG gene encoding ATP phosphoribosyltransferase: protein MLRVAVPNKGTLSEPAAAILSEAGYRRRTDTKDLTVVDPVNQVEFFFLRPKDIAIYVGSGQLDFGITGRDLARESDAPVRERLALGFGSSTFRYAAPAGRDWRVEDLAGKRIATSFPNLVRKDLASRGIDAMVIRLDGAVEISVQLGVADAIADVVGSGRTLGLHNLVAFGDPLCDSEAVLIERDGDGADTEKDTARGQLAARVQGVVFGQQYLMLDYDCPRSVLDRATEVTPGLESPTIAPLADPAWVAVRALVPRRDVNAIMDELAAIGAKAILASDIRFCRF, encoded by the coding sequence ATGCTGCGTGTCGCCGTGCCCAACAAGGGCACCCTCAGCGAGCCGGCCGCCGCGATCCTGTCCGAGGCCGGATATCGCCGCCGGACGGACACCAAGGACCTCACGGTCGTCGACCCGGTCAACCAGGTCGAATTCTTCTTCCTGCGGCCCAAGGACATTGCGATCTACGTCGGTTCGGGCCAGCTCGACTTCGGCATCACCGGACGCGATCTCGCGCGGGAATCCGATGCGCCGGTGCGCGAACGGCTCGCGCTGGGCTTCGGTTCGTCGACGTTCCGGTATGCGGCACCGGCCGGCCGGGACTGGCGCGTGGAGGATCTGGCGGGCAAGCGGATCGCCACCTCGTTCCCGAACCTGGTGCGAAAAGATCTGGCGTCGAGGGGAATCGACGCGATGGTGATCCGGCTCGACGGCGCGGTGGAGATCTCGGTGCAACTCGGTGTCGCCGACGCGATCGCCGATGTGGTGGGCTCCGGACGCACACTGGGCCTGCACAACCTGGTGGCCTTCGGCGATCCGCTCTGCGACTCCGAGGCTGTGCTGATCGAACGCGACGGCGACGGCGCAGACACCGAGAAGGACACAGCCCGCGGCCAGTTGGCGGCCCGCGTGCAGGGGGTGGTCTTCGGCCAGCAGTACCTGATGCTCGACTACGACTGTCCCCGTTCGGTTCTCGACCGCGCCACCGAGGTCACTCCGGGTCTCGAGTCGCCGACCATCGCCCCGCTGGCGGACCCGGCGTGGGTCGCCGTGCGCGCGCTGGTGCCGCGCCGGGACGTCAACGCCATCATGGACGAGTTGGCCGCCATCGGCGCCAAGGCGATCCTTGCGTCGGACATCAGGTTCTGCCGCTTTTAG
- a CDS encoding phosphoribosyl-ATP diphosphatase produces MTQSLNVKTFDALFAELSERARTRPAGSGTVAALDAGVHGIGKKILEEAGEVWLAAEHESDESLAEEISQLLYWTQVLMLSRGLTLDDVYGKL; encoded by the coding sequence GTGACACAATCGCTGAACGTGAAGACCTTCGATGCCCTGTTCGCCGAGCTGAGCGAGCGGGCGCGCACCCGCCCCGCAGGCAGCGGCACCGTTGCGGCCCTCGACGCGGGGGTGCACGGCATCGGCAAGAAGATCCTCGAAGAGGCCGGTGAGGTGTGGCTGGCCGCCGAGCACGAGAGCGACGAGTCGCTGGCCGAGGAGATCAGCCAGCTGCTCTACTGGACCCAGGTGCTGATGCTCTCGCGCGGGCTGACCCTCGACGACGTGTACGGGAAGCTGTGA